The genome window CACACCTTGgaccctccctcctacacactgctgccacatacccataagcttgacacctgtaacatcgTAATGTATTCGGCACATCGCTCGTAAAGGATTACTTAGAAATCCAAactttgtcgggcaaagactcAACTTCAAAATAACAGACAATGACTTCCGTTTCCCCACTCTCACCACCGTCTGCGTCGCATCAAACGACGACCATCACATACACCGGGAATCTTTCCCCTCAGCTGGTCAACTTTTATATTTACCGCTACCCCTGTTATCACTCCTTTCACTGGTGCCCTTTTCTTGAGAACGAAACAATTCACTTTTCTTGCCCTCATTCGTTTTACTCCGAGCgcattctccctcttcctcacagaaacacaaacagttaTCACTAGACCACTTCTAGTTACCATCACCCAACTCTTTTTTTCACCCAccgtgaaaccacaaatggatcagccaaaaggcaagagtacactttttccataaacttcactcctactgtcacagactctTCTTCATCCTGATCCTCGGTGTATACCTCGGTATCCAATAACTTCACCCCACCTACCACATAGGATGCTTCACACttattcacttccatttctcctcctgtcttcagctccctctgcttacactttctaccattcttctttaacaaaccattTCCCTTTTCCCCACAATTTCTATCCGACACAAGCCCTCTCTTttaccctccattcctcctccgttttccaagtatacgtctccttatgataatactgcTGCCCCACTCCTGACACCCATCTTGTTCTTGCTTTCTCTAGGGACTCCATTTCCGCCGAGCGCTCTTCTCCCTAGTTGTTTACGTAGAATTAGCTACACTGAATTAAGAGAAAAGATGCGTTAGTTGGCACTGCAGCCaatgtagctaacgttagtaacTTAACAATCACAGATACACGTTTACTTACATTACTATGTTCATCACCAGTGCACTTCACATATAGTAGGGGTTTCTAATATAATATTCTGCTGGAAAACAAAAACCTAAAAAGGACTACATCGTAATGCACAAATTGGACTTAGCTGGAGTGCTAGCTAACAACCGCAGCCTGTCACGTAGTGTCAGATGACTGATAATGACAACACTGAGAAACAAGCTCCCCGACATGACCCAATGTTCAAACATTGCTTTACAAATACTTCAAGAGATCTATATCTACAATATATTTGGCCTTGCAATTATCAGTTAAAAAACTGTATATCAGACTGGAACACAATAGGAACGATAGAGTCAAATCAGGCCGTTTTGTGGTCAGTTTCGTGATGTAGTTTATTTTGTGATTTTATATTATCTTTGGCATATCCCCTGTGATATAATTAATTTCAACTTAAATGTTTAACTTTTCATTATTTAATTTAGTGAATCTTAATGTCCAATTTCTATTGGTATTTATACATTACAAACAGTTGTTGTCTTTATTTTGTCTTGAGTACTAGCAAAGACATTATGAAGATAGGCCGAAACTGCTTCTCCCCGAATCATCTAACTAAACTCAAGCTCAACACGTAACGGTCTCTCACGCCAAACTGCGCATGTGCAGACCGTCACTCCtttgatataaagttgttttcgACGAAAattaaaacgtgtcagtttgtcacttttacgaggttggagtaataacatgttaaattacttaagacattggctcaaaTTTaagttgtgcctttagatttcgagaaaatCAACAACTAAGGAAGATTTTTTCACTTATCTCATTGACTTATCAAACCCCGGGCTGGTCTGTATGGCAAGTGTTCCCGGAAATCTTGCGACATtgtgcctctgggtttagaaactctgtggtacTAGGTCCCATAAATATcgattcaatttcaatttcaatttaaggggctttttattggcatgggaaaacctatgtttacattgccaaagaaagtgaaatagataataaacaaaattgaaataaacaatacaaaatgtacagtaaacattacactcacaaaagtttcaaaagaataaagacatttcaaatttcATATTatttctatatacagtgttgtaatgatgtgcaaatagttcaagtacaaaagggaaaataaataaacataaatataggttgtatttacaatggtgttcgtTCTTtagtggttgcccttttcttgtggcaacaggtcacaaatcttgcttctgtgattgcacactgctgTATTTcatccaatagatatgggagtttatcaaaatttgatttgttttcgaaatctttgtgagtctgtgtaatctgaaagaaatgtgtgtctctaatatgatTATACATTTGCCAGGAGGTTAGgatgtgcagctcagtttccacctcattttgtgggcagtgtgcacatagcctgtcttctcttgagagccagggctgcctttggcggcctttctcaatagcaaggctatgctcactgagtctgtacatagtcaaagatttccagtggtcaggtattctgccactgtgttatCTCTGTTTAGGGCAAAATCGCATTCTAGTTTACTCTGTTTACTCTCTCTGTTTACTCTGTtgttaattatttccaatgtttcaagtaattatctttttgttttctcatgatttggttgggtctaattgtattgctgtcctggggctctttgTGGTCTGCTTGTGTTTGTGAAGCgagtcccaggaccagcttgcttagtggGCTCTTctctaggtgatggctttgttatggaaggtttgggaattgcttccatttaggtggttgtagaatttaacagctcttttctggatttagTGGGTATCGCCCTAATTCTGCCCtgcgtgcattatttggtgttttacgttgtacacggatgATCTTTTATCAGAATTCTGTATGcattctcaatttggtgtttgtcgtattttgtgaattcttggttggtgagcggaccccagacctcacaaccataaagggcagtgGGTTCTATAACTGCAAGtattttttagccagatcctaattggtgtgtcgaattgtatgttccttttgatgacaTAGATTCATAGAAGGCCATCAAAATATATCAGACTGCTCCATACTGTTATAAACAATAGGTGGCGCCACGGTCCTATAAGTCTGTAGAGGAAGAAATACGTCCGCGTACCCACATGACTGGCACAGCTAGAAGCTAACAAAATGAAATAAGAACCTTAGTTAGCTTTCTAGCTAATCGACCATGGAGGACCTACCTGCAGATATCAAAGCTTTCCTTCTAAATCACCCATTTTTTGAACTTACGGACGACGGCAAAAGGGTTAGAATTCCAACCGCACCAAACTTATTTTCACAAAATATCGTATTGACTAACATTGGCAAAAAActtagctaacgttggctagctagctaataatgtTATGCTGTATCTGATGTGAACTACATGACAGCATTTTGTttcacctttttatttttttagataAAATGCGTACTCAATGGACATGATTGTCCTTGCAACCTCACAGAGCTCCAGAACTTCACCAAAGGGAAGAAATATCAGAAAATGTGTTCTACTGCAGAGTTCAACTATAGTCAATATGAACCACATGTTGTGCCCAGCTCGAAGCAACCGTAAGTATTCCCCAAGAGCCATACTCTCAGCAGTTTGCGGTTTCGTGTTTTAGAGGGGAGCATCTATGACCTCTTGGCAGATGCTTTATGATATTACACCCACATTCACGGAGGCTAAACATTCGCCCTATCTCTCTCCAGACCCATCCAGAGGTTCTCTAACTGCTGCCACCAATTCAATGTGAATATAGGACTTATGTGGTTATCAAGTGCCTGTCTGCCTCTGAAGTTATGTCCCCACTCTAACCAGTTcttggggttagggtaactgaCCAATTCTGTATGTCTGACCTACAGCAATCATCTCTTCTGCAAGTTGACGCTCAGACACATCAATCGCCTGCCACACCATGTCTTACAGCATGTCAATGGGAAGCGGTTCCAAAAAGCGAAGAAGAAATGTCAGTACTTCTTGCCTCCCAAAATGTCCTTCCTCCTACCGACCCTCAAATGTTGATGCTTCCTTTCCACTCAACGTTTTTAGAGGTTTTCCACTGAGTGCTGTTGTGTGTTGTTTCAGGGGACTTTTGTTCTGCGCTTTCACGATTTACCAGTGAAGCATCTTTACAATCCATCAGATGTATGTCACTAAAATAGAACTACCTGAAACACCACATAGATGGTTGTTCTCACTGTCGTCAGTACAGTTTGAGTTGTCTAATCTCTCCCCTAGATGAAATGTGTGTGCAACAGGGGGTGGAGTACATGCCAGCCAGCCTCCAACAGAAGAAgcccagagatagagagaaagatggggagagggggcgCAACTTCCAGCGGGGGAATGGAGCGTGGGCTCCTGACTCCAGCGACGAGGGAGGCAGTGATTCTGAGGACAGCATGAGTGACCTGTACCCATGTTAGTACTTCAGTCATTTTTGTGTAAAACAGTCAGTGGTGGCAGTGTCTGAATACACATACTAGCATACTAAATAGTatgcaaaaaatgtatttatagtATTTGAAATTTCAAAAATAGTACTCCTAATGTGCGAGTGCTTTGACTCCCGCAATTCGTTCATTTTGGTACAGCCTGTCAATTTATCTGatcatcagctgttgtcaaacaaaAGATGAGTGAATTCTACTAGCTGAAATGGCAAAATTACTATGCGTTTTAAGTATGTAGTActttagtatgggtattcggacacgaCTAATGTCTGCAATGGATGAGCTAGAACATACAGTATGTGGATTCAAGTATATTTTATTTGATACATTTGCTTCCTTTCTGGAAGGTGAAAACTAATGTCTGGCTTTTTCTTTCCCTACAGCCACTTTATTCTCTCTGAAAAAGGAGACCGAGGGTATGGAGGAGGAAAAAGATGCCTTTAAAacggatgatgaggaggagatggagattgATCAACAGGCGCCACAGAAACGCAAGAAGGTCAGATGGCTTAACCCTCATGGAACTGTTTTTTTCACCAGTAGTGTTGAGCAGTGTTCCAAGCAAACAGGTCTGCATGTGGTTGTTGAATTACTGTAATTAGTAACACCGCTCTCTTTGCATTTTCAACAGGTTCAGGCTGGTGGTTTCCAGAAGAAATTCAAGAATCATAACTGTAAAAGAAAAGGTTTTAAAGACCATGTTAAAAATGGAAAATAAAGGTGAATGCTGTGCTTCTCTATTCGCACTTTCAATTTGTGTCATATACTCTCATCCTGTCGAGTGTTGCTAAGTAGATGCAAACATAAGGCTGCTCCAAGTAGCTAATTATCAGTTTTTCTGTCTAATTTTGAGCAAAAGTTGACAGATCAACACTACATCTGTAATGTTCCACACAAAAGCATTTTCTAGTCTTGACATGGATTCTGCTATTGTCCAGCACCAAATGTACATCttacagatgctcttatccagagcgatgtaCACTCGTCAGTGCATTCATATTAattttttcccatactggtccaCTGTGGGAATTGAACGCACAACACTGGTGTTGCGTGGACCTTGATCTACCAACTATGCCACACAAGACCAAATGTATTCCTATATAGCATCTCAACTACAGCATTTGGTGATCATCATATAGCTCCAATTATGAAAATGTCCCAAATGTACTCACTTGACCATAGATTGTGGGAACGTTTGATAACTGCCAGATGAGGTATTtgacggcccgctaccaaggactgtgggctctcctccgTGGCCGACGTAAGACATTTTAAACACGTTAACCCTTGTAAGGCTGCCAGCCcaaacggcatccctagccgcgtcctcagagcatgcgcagaccagctggctgctgTGTGTACGTACATATTCaaactctccctatcccagtctgctgtccccacatgcttcaagatggccaccattgttcctgtacccaagaaagcaaaggtaactgaactaaatgacgaTCGCCCGtcgcactcacttctgtcatcatgaagagcATTGAGAGGcttgtcaaggatcatatcacctccgccTTACTTGTCagactagacccacttcaattttcttaccgccccaataggtccacagacgatgcaattgccatcacactgccctaccccatctggacaagaggaatacttatgtaagaatgctgttcattgactatagctcagcattaaacaccatagtaccctccaagctcattaagcaagaggccctgggtctcaaccccgacctgtgcaattgggtcctggacttcctgatgggccacccccaggtggtgaaggtaggaaacaacatctccactttgctgatcctcaacactggggccccagaggggtgcatgctcaacccctcctgtactccctgttcacccatgactgcgtggccatgcacgtctccaactcaatcatcaagtttgcagacaacacaacagtactaGGCTAGATTACCAACAAtgctgagacagcctacagggaggaggtgaaggcactcggagtgtggtgtcagcaaaacaacctctcactcaacgtcaacaaaacaaaggagatgatcgtggacttcaggaaacagcagaaggagcgcccccttatccacatcgaagggacagcagtggagagggtggaaagtttacagttccttggtgtacacatcatggacaaactgaaatggtccacccatacagacagtgtggtgaagaagacgcaacagcgcctcttcaacctcaggaggctgacgaAATTTAGCTTGTCACCtacaaccctcacaaacttttacagatgcacaattgagagcatcctgtcgggttgcatccccgcctggtacagcaactgcaccacccacaactgaaaggctctccagagggtggtgcggtctgcacaacacatcaccaggggcaaactacctgccctccaagacacctacagcacccgatgtcacagggaggccaaaaagatcatcatggacaataaccacccgagccactgcctgttcactccgctaccattcagaaggcgaggtcagtacaggtgcatctaagctgggaccgaaagactgaaaaacagcttctatctcaaggccatcagtctgctaaacagccatcactaacacagagaggctgctgcctacatacagacttgaaatcattggacactttaataatgccactttcataatgtttacatatcttgcatttctcatatactgtattttataccatatattgcatcttgcctatgctgctctgtcattgctcatcaatatatttatatgtatatattcttattcctttacttagatgtgtgtatattaggtagttgttgtggaattgttcgattacatgttagatatttctgcactgtcgggaactagaagcacaagcatttcgctacactcgcaataacatctgctgaccatgtgtatgtggccaaaaaaaaaatgtttatttaattgAGAGAACGCGCAAACTTTGGATCTTGTTGTTACTACAAGGTCTTTGCTATTTAGCTTCAGTCGCACAGCGTATGACGTAGGAGCAACTGAGGAGGTATCCTCCACATGTCGTGTGTATCTTTGCAGATCATAATTTCGAGTAAACAACCCTTAACAAGATTCGATCGGGGTAAGTGTGCATTTATTTGTGTAGTATATGGTTTCAAATATTCATAGCTACGTTTTCAATGTATGCTTGTTTACCTTCTAGCTAGCTTGGCTGTCCAACGTCAACAAACAACTAGGAGAGGGACCACACAAAGAAGACAGTTTAATGCCAATTGTATTCGCATACTGCTTAGTCTAAGTGATATATTTTATGTTTTGAAATattaatacatttcttggtaaaATATTCGTGCTTTTCCTTCGCGATGGACTCGCCTCATAGCCAGCCGTAGCTTCATGTCAGCTAACTATATGTAAAAAAGATATGCGTGCAATGATGATGACTTATGTTGGTCTCATATGGCTATTTATTCCTTCTTGTTACAGGGGAGCCAACATAATCAGCCCCACAAATTATCTCCTAAACTGAGAACATTGACAGGACTCTTCTTTGGGTCCTTGCTCTCCACAACAGCTGTTTGCTATGGCAACTTCATCCCCAAGGTTCACGTGGTGTGATTGTCGCAAACACAAGATTCCTGTCAAAGACACCCATGAGCTGTGCCTGCATTGTCTGGGCATCCAGCATGCCAAGGAGGCTGTGCTGGAGTATGGCAAATGCCCACACTGTGCCAAGATGGACTGGAGCACCTGCATCAACCGCCTCACTAAAGTTCAGGAGATAATGCACCGCGAGAGCCAGCAGAGGAAGCACGAGGCAGCACAGTCTGAAGTTAAGCCCAAGCCTGAGACCACTTCAGCTCCCATCAAGGAACCAAAACCGGAAGAAAATACAGTCCCCACCCTGCCCCCACATCGGCTCTCTGCTTCCACACCAGCCCATTCCTCCACCATGCCAGTGTTGTTCACCATCCTCTCCCCACCCCCAGCGCAGGCAGGGGACAATTTGAGCATCCCAAAAGGCACTTTCCTCTCACAACTTGCTATTCAGCAGTCAGCTGACTCCACCCCATCCTTGAGCCAATCAGGTTCCAACATGCTGACCTCCAGCTCCTGTAAACGACACGGTTTCTCATCGTCCTGCTCCAAACGCTCCAAACGAAGCCGCAGTAGCCACAGGCGGAGacgctctccctcctcctcctcttcctcttcagaCTGGAGCTCTGATGAAGATGATTCCTGCCCCTCTGGAAAGGGAAGGAGGTCTCAGAGGGAATCGCGGCAAGCTGTCCGGTCAGAGAGGAGGCACGGGGAGCTGGTGGAGGTTGTTCAACAGGCCGTCCAGCTACAGTGGGCTGTTCTGGAGAAGCGCATTGAGgctctggagaggagaggtgctgaggcTGTTGTGTCGTTCCCCACTCCAGCCCAAACTATACATCTTCACGCCTCCATCCCTCTGGCATCCACCTCCTCTCAGGAGGGCAACCAGAGAGATTTATCCTGCCTTGTCAGCGAGCAGCTGGTGACGGAATCTATGTCCAGTACCATTGTGAAGCAGGAAGAGGAGCCTTCCTCCATTTCGTTTGCCTTGAGACCTCTCAGTGATGGACACCGTGAAGGGGAGGATGCCTCTCAGTCAACTGAGGGTCCTATCTCTAAACAGGACTTACTGGAAGCTATGGAGCTTCAGAGCCTCATAGCACGTGCTGCCAAGTATCTTGGTATAGACTTTCCCAGCACACCAGCCAGCCCCAGCCCACCAGACCCCACAATGGTGCCGGAGTTTGAGGACCTGGTCCAGAGCTTTTGGCCAAACCCTGCCAGCTCGAAACCGTACAGGGAGCTGTTCTCTAAGATGTACAGGCTTCACGACTGCCAGTCTCCAGCGTATGACCAGATGCCCCAGGTCAACAGTTTCATGTCGGCTATCTTCCAGGCGGTGAAGCCCACAGAGAACAAGGAGGCGCCGGTGCCAGCTGAGCGATGGCGTTTCACTGAGACTCTAGTAGAGAGGATGTACCAGACTGCTGGCATGCTTGCCAAGACGGCCAACTACCTACGCTACCTATCAGACTACCAGAGGAGGCTTCTGCTGGAGATCACTGAGGATTGTCCAGCCCAGCGTTTTATGGTGGCCCTTAAcgagctgaagctcattggccaGTTCACCCTCCAGCTATCCTCCCACCAGGCTGAACTGTCTGGAAGGGTCATGGCTGCTTCTGTAGCCATCCGAAGACAGGTCTGGATGGCTAAGACCAACTACACAGACTCTCTGAAAGCCACTGTGGCTGACCTTCCATTTGTGGTCAGTCACACCTTTGGGGTTAGCTCAGCCTCAGGCCCTAGCTCAACTGGAATGGTGTGCAAACAGGAACCGTTGTAAAGGCTACATTTGTTACATGTATAAAAAGTGTGAGTAGTATGAACTTTTACCTGTGCTGAATTGGGTTGAGACCACTAAATGGTTTACTTGTAGACATGTAAATAGGGAAATATTCTTTATAGTCTTATTGCACTCCAGTTCAATATACCTTTTGATAGAATTTTTTTTATCTAGGAATTTTGCAACTGTTTTTGAACAAAGGTAGCATAGTATCTGTGTCTTGACTGCATTACAGTTCTTTTGACTGCGTGTTTGGTAAACTTCTTCAGAGGTTATGTTGAAAGTAAGTTTCTTGTTCATTATGAGACTTATAGttccatcagaaagtattcacaccgcttgactttttccacattttgttttacagcctgaattttaaaagGGATTACTTTGACATTTtgtatcactggcctacacataatatcccataatgtcaaagtggaattttttatttatttattttttacaaattcataaattaaagctgaaatgtcttgagtcaataagtactcaAGCCCTTAGTTATAGCAACCCTAAATAACTTCAGGAGTAATATGTTGCATagattcactctgtgtgcaataagtgttttaACATtagttttgaatgactacctcatctctgtaccccacacatacaattatctgtaaggtcccttagtcgagcagtaaagttcaaacacagattcaaccacaaagaccagcgaGGTTTTTCAATGTCTCGCAAATAAGAGCacgtattggtagatgggtaaaaataaataaatgtaaatactttctgaaggcactgtatgatagATATCATCCATTATTTTTCTGTCCACTACCTCACTCTTCTTCAGAAGTTCTGTGATTGCATAAAAAGTATAATAAAAGTGCACAAATATTCTCCTCTGATTTTGTATTTATTGTGAAAATAGTCAATATTTTGTTAATATTGAATAGTAAAATGTCACCTCATCTTCCGCATAGAGATGATCAAATAAATGTACCTCTGTAGCATGGCAatagtcaaatcaaatttgattgatcacatacacgtgtttagcagacgttattgcgggtgtagcgaaacgcttgtgtttcccaatattGAGTCACATTGAAGATTGTTTACATGTTGGTGTTTTTTAATCATGCTGCTTGATACACTACAGTAGGCCATATCTCATGTAAATTAGGAATGTTCTCATCTTTAATTGTTTACATGAGCAAACCAGTAAACATGGCAAAATGACGAACTCCCTGGATAAGTATACGTGGCATACAGCGCTCGGTAGACCAATGCTGCGTTCGGGTGCTAGTCTGAACTAGGAAACTTAGACATTTTCGACTTGCTAACTAGTTGAACGCGGCACTTGTACAGCTACAACCACGCAGCAATTCGgacatttcagagtttcctagttccgactagtacATGAACGCTGCCAAACGAGGGGCTAGCGTTGCAACGCGAAGCATTGTGGGGCAGAGGCGCATTTGTGACAGGGAAGAATTGCTCAAGTAAATATCTTAGGCAGAGGAGTTCTACATTAG of Salmo salar chromosome ssa01, Ssal_v3.1, whole genome shotgun sequence contains these proteins:
- the surf2 gene encoding surfeit locus protein 2 produces the protein MEDLPADIKAFLLNHPFFELTDDGKRIKCVLNGHDCPCNLTELQNFTKGKKYQKMCSTAEFNYSQYEPHVVPSSKQPNHLFCKLTLRHINRLPHHVLQHVNGKRFQKAKKKYEMCVQQGVEYMPASLQQKKPRDREKDGERGRNFQRGNGAWAPDSSDEGGSDSEDSMSDLYPSTLFSLKKETEGMEEEKDAFKTDDEEEMEIDQQAPQKRKKVQAGGFQKKFKNHNCKRKGFKDHVKNGK
- the LOC106567027 gene encoding uncharacterized protein, with amino-acid sequence MATSSPRFTWCDCRKHKIPVKDTHELCLHCLGIQHAKEAVLEYGKCPHCAKMDWSTCINRLTKVQEIMHRESQQRKHEAAQSEVKPKPETTSAPIKEPKPEENTVPTLPPHRLSASTPAHSSTMPVLFTILSPPPAQAGDNLSIPKGTFLSQLAIQQSADSTPSLSQSGSNMLTSSSCKRHGFSSSCSKRSKRSRSSHRRRRSPSSSSSSSDWSSDEDDSCPSGKGRRSQRESRQAVRSERRHGELVEVVQQAVQLQWAVLEKRIEALERRGAEAVVSFPTPAQTIHLHASIPLASTSSQEGNQRDLSCLVSEQLVTESMSSTIVKQEEEPSSISFALRPLSDGHREGEDASQSTEGPISKQDLLEAMELQSLIARAAKYLGIDFPSTPASPSPPDPTMVPEFEDLVQSFWPNPASSKPYRELFSKMYRLHDCQSPAYDQMPQVNSFMSAIFQAVKPTENKEAPVPAERWRFTETLVERMYQTAGMLAKTANYLRYLSDYQRRLLLEITEDCPAQRFMVALNELKLIGQFTLQLSSHQAELSGRVMAASVAIRRQVWMAKTNYTDSLKATVADLPFVVSHTFGVSSASGPSSTGMVCKQEPL